The following coding sequences are from one Bradyrhizobium sp. 200 window:
- a CDS encoding ABC transporter substrate-binding protein: MASNALAADEPRPPLAIQFSLDRPIDAAAAPFVMASAGGLFSAEALAVTTNIASGSPDAIARVAAGTSDFALVDINALMRFRDKDKQGGPRIKAVFVLFNKAPYSIIARRSRGVRALTDIEGKTLGVAEGDLSVRLWPAVAHLNGIKIKSVKQSSISAAVREPMLSAGQIDAVTGFSYLSAINLKDRGVPADDLAVLKFADYGCEAYGFAIIVNPALATAKPEAVKGFVRAVIGGLNLVIKDPAGTATEVANRMDGGSKELELERLQSILRDNILTSEVKRNGIGAIDPARFERSIDQVGEDFKFQKRPQASDIFDDQFLPPLNARSIN; encoded by the coding sequence ATGGCGAGCAATGCCCTGGCCGCGGACGAACCCCGGCCTCCCCTCGCGATCCAGTTTTCGCTCGATCGTCCGATCGATGCCGCGGCGGCCCCGTTCGTGATGGCCAGCGCCGGCGGCCTGTTCAGCGCGGAAGCGCTTGCGGTCACGACCAACATCGCCAGCGGATCGCCGGATGCGATCGCGCGCGTCGCGGCAGGCACCAGCGATTTCGCCCTCGTCGACATCAACGCATTGATGCGGTTTCGCGACAAGGACAAGCAGGGCGGCCCCAGGATCAAGGCGGTGTTCGTGCTGTTCAACAAGGCGCCCTATTCCATCATCGCCCGCAGGAGCCGCGGCGTCCGCGCGCTGACCGATATCGAGGGCAAGACTCTCGGCGTCGCCGAAGGCGACCTGTCGGTCCGGCTGTGGCCGGCGGTGGCACACCTGAACGGCATCAAGATCAAGAGCGTGAAGCAGAGCAGCATCAGCGCCGCGGTGCGCGAGCCGATGCTTTCGGCAGGCCAGATCGATGCCGTGACCGGATTCTCCTATCTGTCCGCGATCAATTTGAAGGACCGCGGCGTGCCTGCCGACGATCTGGCGGTGCTGAAATTCGCCGACTATGGCTGCGAGGCCTATGGCTTCGCGATCATCGTCAATCCGGCGCTGGCGACCGCCAAGCCCGAGGCGGTGAAGGGATTCGTGCGCGCCGTGATCGGCGGCCTCAATCTTGTAATCAAGGACCCCGCAGGCACTGCGACCGAAGTCGCCAACCGCATGGACGGCGGCTCAAAGGAGCTCGAGCTCGAACGCCTGCAAAGCATCCTGCGCGACAACATCCTGACCAGCGAAGTGAAACGCAACGGCATCGGCGCGATCGATCCGGCGCGCTTCGAACGCTCGATCGACCAGGTCGGAGAAGATTTCAAGTTTCAGAAGCGCCCGCAGGCCTCCGACATCTTCGACGACCAGTTCCTGCCCCCGCTCAACGCACGTTCGATCAATTGA
- a CDS encoding glucan ABC transporter ATP-binding protein/ permease encodes MSMLRLYTRVLELLGKEARLGWILAVANLLLAGAQFAEPVLFGKIVDVLSGKPQTGPLASNSAWPLLAAWVAFGLFTIACSALVALHADKLAHRQRQAVLTDYFEHIMQLPLTFHTGTHSGRLMKVMLNGTDSLWRLWLGFFREHFAAILSLVVLLPLAFYINWRLAVLLFVLCVVFTVLTTLVVRKTYGMQSEVEAHYSDLSARASDALGNVALVQSFVRIDAEVQGLRFVADKLLAVQMPVLGWWALVTVITRASTTITVLAIFTVGIYLHGQGQTTVGEIVMFVSFATMLIQKLEQVVSFINSVFMEAPRLQEFFDVLDAVPAVRDRPGAMDTGRLSGLVEFNDVSFSYDGKRPAVEDVSFTALPGQTIALVGPTGAGKSTAIALLHRAFDPQSGIIKIDGMDIRGLKLTALRRNIGVVFQEALLFNRSLADNLRVGKPDATDEEMRIAASRAQALEFIERSEKKFETHAGERGRMLSGGERQRLSIARALLKDPPILILDEATSALDAVTEAKVNAALDEVMKGRTTFVIAHRLSTIRNATRILVFDNGRVIESGTFDELVAKGGRFAELAKAQFMVQENARAGIEAKQGLT; translated from the coding sequence ATGTCCATGCTGCGCCTTTACACCCGCGTCCTCGAGCTGCTCGGCAAGGAGGCGCGGCTGGGCTGGATTCTGGCCGTCGCCAATCTCCTGCTGGCGGGTGCGCAATTCGCCGAGCCGGTGCTGTTCGGCAAGATCGTCGACGTGCTCTCCGGCAAGCCGCAGACCGGCCCGCTGGCCTCGAACTCGGCCTGGCCGCTGCTGGCAGCCTGGGTGGCGTTCGGTCTCTTCACCATCGCGTGCAGCGCCCTCGTCGCGCTGCATGCCGACAAGCTGGCGCACCGCCAGCGCCAGGCGGTGCTGACCGATTATTTCGAGCACATCATGCAACTGCCGCTGACCTTCCACACCGGCACCCATTCCGGCCGGCTGATGAAGGTGATGCTGAACGGCACCGACTCGCTGTGGCGGCTCTGGCTCGGGTTCTTCCGCGAGCATTTCGCGGCAATCCTGTCGCTGGTGGTGCTGCTGCCGCTCGCGTTCTACATCAACTGGCGGCTGGCGGTCCTCCTGTTCGTGCTCTGCGTGGTGTTCACCGTGCTGACCACGCTGGTGGTGCGCAAGACCTACGGCATGCAGAGCGAGGTCGAGGCGCATTACAGCGACCTTTCCGCGCGCGCCTCGGATGCGCTCGGCAACGTCGCGCTGGTGCAGAGTTTCGTGCGGATCGATGCCGAAGTTCAGGGCCTGCGCTTCGTCGCCGACAAGCTGCTCGCCGTGCAGATGCCGGTATTGGGCTGGTGGGCGTTGGTCACCGTCATCACCCGCGCCTCCACCACCATCACAGTGCTCGCGATCTTCACCGTCGGCATCTACCTGCACGGACAGGGGCAGACCACGGTCGGCGAGATCGTGATGTTCGTGAGCTTCGCGACCATGCTGATCCAGAAGCTCGAACAGGTGGTGAGCTTCATCAACAGCGTGTTCATGGAAGCGCCGCGCTTGCAGGAATTCTTCGACGTGCTGGACGCGGTGCCCGCGGTGCGCGACCGGCCGGGCGCCATGGATACCGGGCGGCTCTCCGGCCTCGTCGAGTTCAACGACGTCTCGTTTTCCTATGACGGCAAGCGGCCCGCGGTCGAGGACGTGTCGTTTACCGCTTTGCCCGGCCAGACCATCGCGCTGGTCGGCCCGACCGGCGCCGGCAAATCCACCGCGATCGCGCTGCTGCACCGCGCCTTCGATCCGCAATCCGGCATCATCAAGATTGACGGCATGGATATCCGCGGCCTGAAGCTGACCGCGCTGCGGCGGAACATCGGCGTGGTGTTCCAGGAGGCGCTGCTGTTCAACCGCTCGCTCGCCGACAACCTCCGCGTCGGCAAGCCGGACGCCACCGACGAGGAAATGCGCATCGCTGCAAGCCGCGCGCAGGCGCTCGAATTCATCGAACGCAGCGAAAAGAAATTCGAGACCCATGCCGGCGAGCGCGGCCGCATGCTGTCCGGCGGCGAACGGCAGCGCCTGTCGATCGCGCGCGCGCTGCTGAAAGACCCGCCGATCCTGATCCTCGACGAGGCGACCAGCGCGCTCGACGCCGTCACCGAGGCCAAGGTCAACGCCGCCCTCGACGAGGTCATGAAGGGCCGCACCACCTTCGTGATCGCGCACCGGCTTTCGACCATTCGCAACGCCACCCGTATCCTGGTGTTCGACAACGGCCGCGTGATCGAAAGTGGAACTTTCGATGAACTGGTGGCCAAGGGCGGACGCTTTGCGGAACTCGCGAAGGCCCAGTTCATGGTGCAGGAGAATGCGCGCGCTGGAATCGAAGCCAAACAGGGCCTTACGTGA
- a CDS encoding long-chain fatty acid--CoA ligase, producing the protein MERIWLKQYPAGVPADIDVTQYSSLVELLEESFAKFADRKAFICMDKSISYRDLDDMSAALGAYLQSKGLQKGARVALMMPNVLQYPVSTAAVLRAGYAVVNVNPLYTPRELEHQLKDSGAEAIIVLENFATTVQQVIARTAVKHVIVGSMGDLLGFKGVIVNLVVRKVKKMVPAWSIPGAIPFNEALAAGRGMKLSKPQLALDDVAFLQYTGGTTGVSKGATLLHRNILANVLQNDAWLQPALKKPPIVDQMIIVCALPLYHIFALTACYLLGVRAGGTNLLIPNPRDMAGFVKELMKYQVSFFPAVNTLYNGLLNTPGFDKVDFSKLKVSNGGGMAVQRPVAEKWLKITGCPLAEGYGLSETSPALTCNPADTDKFSGSIGIPVPSTYLSIRDDDGNEVPLGEAGEICAKGPQVMAGYWNRPDETANVMTADGFFRTGDIGVMDERGYTKIVDRKKDMILVSGFNVYPNEIEEVIASHPGVLECAVIGVADAKSGEAVKAFIVKKDQNLTADDVIKYCGTQLTAYKVPKQIEFRTDLPKTNVGKILRRELRDEKKAAA; encoded by the coding sequence ATGGAGCGGATCTGGCTCAAGCAATATCCGGCCGGCGTGCCAGCCGATATCGACGTCACCCAGTACTCATCGCTGGTCGAGCTGCTGGAAGAAAGCTTTGCGAAGTTCGCTGACCGCAAGGCGTTCATCTGCATGGACAAGTCGATCAGCTACCGCGACCTCGACGACATGTCGGCAGCACTTGGCGCCTATCTGCAGAGCAAGGGCCTGCAAAAGGGCGCCCGCGTCGCGCTGATGATGCCGAACGTGCTGCAATATCCGGTCTCGACCGCCGCCGTGCTGCGCGCCGGCTATGCGGTCGTGAACGTCAATCCGCTCTATACCCCGCGCGAACTCGAGCATCAGCTCAAGGATTCCGGCGCCGAGGCGATCATCGTACTGGAGAACTTCGCCACCACGGTGCAGCAGGTGATCGCAAGGACAGCGGTCAAGCACGTGATCGTCGGCAGCATGGGCGATCTGCTCGGCTTCAAGGGCGTGATCGTCAATCTGGTGGTGCGCAAGGTGAAGAAGATGGTGCCGGCCTGGTCGATCCCCGGCGCGATCCCGTTCAATGAGGCGCTCGCCGCCGGCCGCGGCATGAAGCTCAGCAAGCCGCAACTCGCGCTCGATGACGTCGCCTTCCTGCAATATACCGGCGGCACCACCGGCGTCTCCAAGGGCGCGACGCTGCTCCACCGCAACATCCTCGCCAACGTGCTGCAGAACGACGCCTGGCTGCAGCCGGCGCTGAAGAAGCCGCCGATTGTCGACCAGATGATCATCGTCTGCGCGCTGCCGCTCTATCACATCTTCGCACTGACCGCATGTTACCTGCTGGGAGTGCGCGCCGGTGGCACCAATCTGCTGATCCCCAACCCGCGCGACATGGCCGGCTTCGTCAAGGAGTTGATGAAATACCAGGTCAGCTTTTTCCCGGCCGTCAACACCCTCTACAACGGCCTGCTCAACACGCCGGGGTTCGACAAGGTCGACTTCTCCAAGCTGAAGGTCTCCAACGGCGGTGGCATGGCGGTGCAAAGACCGGTCGCCGAGAAGTGGTTGAAGATAACGGGCTGCCCGCTGGCGGAAGGCTACGGCCTGTCGGAAACCTCGCCGGCGCTGACCTGCAACCCCGCCGATACCGACAAGTTCTCCGGCTCGATCGGCATCCCCGTGCCGTCGACCTATCTCTCGATCCGCGACGACGACGGCAACGAGGTGCCGCTCGGCGAGGCCGGCGAGATCTGCGCCAAGGGCCCGCAGGTGATGGCCGGCTACTGGAACCGGCCGGACGAGACCGCCAACGTGATGACCGCGGACGGCTTCTTCCGCACCGGCGACATCGGCGTGATGGACGAGCGCGGCTACACCAAGATCGTCGACCGCAAGAAGGACATGATCCTGGTCTCGGGCTTCAACGTCTATCCGAACGAGATCGAGGAAGTGATCGCGAGCCATCCGGGCGTGCTGGAATGCGCCGTGATCGGGGTTGCGGACGCGAAATCGGGCGAGGCGGTGAAGGCGTTCATCGTCAAGAAGGACCAGAACCTCACCGCCGACGACGTCATCAAGTATTGCGGCACGCAGCTCACCGCCTACAAGGTCCCCAAGCAGATCGAGTTCAGGACCGACCTGCCCAAGACCAATGTCGGCAAGATCCTGCGCCGCGAACTGCGCGACGAGAAGAAGGCCGCGGCCTGA
- the hisE gene encoding phosphoribosyl-ATP diphosphatase — protein MSDSLERLYQAVIAARDLDPATSRTARLFQRGPSKMAKKLAEEAIEVVIDAVNGNSDAVVRESADLLYNLTVLWASAGVKPEDVWREMERREDLLGIAEKLPKSALKMPKALASKVVSGKTLPKPLPKELPKATASPAVRRRIVALEGRSLRKRH, from the coding sequence ATGAGTGATTCGCTCGAACGGCTTTATCAGGCTGTCATCGCGGCCAGGGATCTCGATCCGGCAACGTCGCGTACCGCCCGGCTGTTTCAGCGCGGCCCCTCCAAGATGGCCAAGAAGCTCGCCGAGGAAGCCATCGAAGTCGTCATTGACGCCGTCAACGGCAATTCCGACGCGGTGGTCCGCGAGAGCGCCGATCTGCTCTACAACCTGACCGTCCTGTGGGCTTCGGCCGGCGTGAAGCCGGAGGACGTCTGGCGCGAAATGGAGCGACGCGAGGATCTGCTCGGCATCGCGGAGAAGCTGCCGAAGTCGGCGCTCAAAATGCCCAAGGCCCTTGCGAGCAAGGTGGTGTCCGGCAAGACGCTACCTAAGCCGCTGCCCAAGGAGTTGCCCAAGGCGACGGCATCCCCGGCGGTTCGGCGGCGAATTGTCGCGCTGGAAGGCCGCTCCTTACGCAAGCGGCACTAA
- the rnhA gene encoding ribonuclease HI has protein sequence MSELPHVTVFTDGACSGNPGPGGWGAILRFGDKEKELKGGEAHTTNNRMELMAAISALEALKKPCVVDLTTDSQYVRQGITGWIHGWKKNGWRTADKKPVKNVELWQRLDTALKPHQVRWHWIKGHAGHAENERADQLAREGVAMARLQERVGK, from the coding sequence TTGAGCGAACTGCCTCACGTGACAGTCTTTACCGACGGCGCCTGCTCGGGCAATCCCGGCCCCGGCGGCTGGGGCGCTATTCTCAGATTCGGCGACAAGGAGAAGGAGCTGAAGGGCGGCGAGGCACACACTACCAATAACCGCATGGAGCTGATGGCGGCGATCTCGGCGCTGGAAGCGCTGAAGAAGCCGTGCGTGGTCGACCTCACCACCGACAGCCAGTATGTGCGCCAGGGCATTACCGGCTGGATCCACGGCTGGAAGAAAAACGGCTGGCGCACCGCAGACAAGAAGCCGGTCAAGAATGTCGAACTATGGCAGCGGCTCGATACCGCGCTGAAACCGCACCAGGTGCGCTGGCACTGGATCAAGGGCCACGCCGGCCACGCCGAAAACGAGCGCGCCGATCAACTGGCACGCGAGGGCGTAGCGATGGCGAGGCTGCAGGAGAGGGTGGGGAAGTAG
- a CDS encoding DUF924 family protein, with translation MVEAPVTPAGILAFWRDAGPDRWYTPDEAFDADVRRRFLGVWSKAAAGELSSWETSDDGALALVIVLDQFPRNMFRGDIRTYASDALAREVARRAIDRGVDARIDPVLREFLYLPFMHSEHLADQLRCIELSRAAGHTESLKWAEHHADIIRRFGRFPHRNRLLGRATTLEEQGFLDQGGFSP, from the coding sequence ATGGTTGAAGCTCCCGTCACACCGGCCGGGATTCTGGCGTTCTGGCGTGACGCCGGTCCTGACCGCTGGTACACGCCCGATGAAGCGTTCGATGCCGATGTGCGCCGACGCTTCCTCGGGGTATGGAGCAAAGCGGCAGCCGGCGAGCTATCGTCATGGGAAACGAGCGATGATGGCGCGCTGGCGCTCGTCATCGTGCTCGACCAGTTTCCCCGCAACATGTTCCGCGGCGATATCAGGACCTATGCCAGCGATGCCCTGGCGCGCGAAGTGGCGCGCCGCGCCATCGATCGCGGCGTGGATGCGCGGATCGATCCTGTTTTGCGTGAATTCCTCTATCTGCCGTTCATGCATTCGGAGCATCTCGCCGACCAGTTGCGCTGCATCGAGCTGTCTCGCGCAGCCGGCCATACCGAAAGCCTGAAATGGGCCGAGCACCACGCCGATATCATCCGGCGCTTCGGCCGCTTCCCCCACCGCAACCGCCTGCTGGGCCGCGCGACCACGCTAGAGGAGCAGGGCTTCCTGGACCAAGGCGGCTTTTCGCCCTGA
- a CDS encoding homoserine kinase: MAVYTDVAAEDLAEFLKGYDIGELLSYKGIAEGVENSNFLLHTGKGAFILTLYEKRVAVDDLPYFLSLMAHLAERGVRCPQPARNRKGEVYSELAGRPAAIINFLEGVWPRRPNAAHCTGVGEALAKMHLAGRDFPMFRKNPLSVEGWQPLFDLAAPRADSVAPGLQDFIARELDHLEACWPKDLPLGVIHADLFPDNVFFLGDRLSGLIDFPFSCNDILAYDVAICLNAWCFEADHSFNVTKARALLNAYGRERQMSEAEQEALPLLARGSSLRFLLTRLVDFLNVPPGALVKPKDPLEYVRKLRFHQNVASVRDYGLTQPGCVA; this comes from the coding sequence ATGGCGGTTTACACCGACGTCGCCGCCGAAGATCTCGCGGAGTTCCTGAAAGGCTACGACATCGGCGAGTTGCTCTCCTACAAGGGCATCGCCGAGGGCGTCGAGAACTCCAACTTCCTGCTGCATACCGGCAAGGGCGCGTTCATTCTCACGCTCTATGAAAAACGCGTGGCGGTGGATGACCTGCCGTATTTCCTGTCGCTGATGGCGCATCTGGCCGAGCGCGGTGTGCGCTGTCCGCAGCCCGCCCGCAATCGAAAGGGCGAGGTCTACAGCGAGCTTGCGGGCCGCCCCGCGGCGATCATCAACTTCCTCGAAGGCGTGTGGCCGCGGCGGCCCAACGCCGCGCATTGCACCGGCGTTGGCGAGGCGCTCGCCAAAATGCATCTGGCGGGCCGCGATTTCCCGATGTTCCGCAAGAACCCGCTGTCGGTCGAGGGCTGGCAGCCGTTGTTCGATCTGGCCGCGCCGCGTGCGGACAGCGTCGCGCCCGGCTTGCAGGATTTTATCGCGCGCGAGCTCGATCACCTCGAAGCGTGCTGGCCGAAAGACCTGCCGCTCGGCGTCATCCATGCCGATCTGTTTCCCGACAACGTGTTTTTCCTTGGCGACAGGCTGTCGGGGCTGATCGACTTCCCGTTCTCCTGCAACGACATTCTGGCCTATGACGTCGCGATCTGCCTGAACGCGTGGTGCTTCGAGGCGGATCATTCCTTCAACGTCACCAAGGCGCGCGCGCTGCTCAATGCCTATGGCCGCGAGCGGCAGATGTCGGAAGCCGAACAGGAGGCGCTGCCGCTGCTGGCGCGCGGCTCGTCGCTGCGTTTTCTGCTGACGCGGCTCGTCGATTTCCTCAACGTGCCGCCGGGCGCATTAGTGAAACCAAAAGACCCGCTCGAATATGTCCGCAAGCTGCGCTTCCACCAGAACGTTGCGAGCGTGCGCGATTACGGCCTGACCCAGCCAGGATGCGTCGCTTGA
- a CDS encoding cell cycle transcriptional regulator TrcR yields MSNAPLMPKATAVWLVDNTALTFDQVADFTKMHPLEVRAIADGDAAQGIKGMDPISTGQLSRDEIEKGEKDPNYRLKLGESKVVLPPAAKKKGPRYTPVSRRHERPSAILWLVRNHPELKDAQIMRLVGTTKTTIASVRDRTHWNASTLTPMDPVTLGLCSQIELDFEVQRAAKEKPVPAAYGGATLLPASETTKKEPEFEPSEKQQDDLNVDAVFAKLKTIGGKKQDDEEE; encoded by the coding sequence ATGAGCAATGCACCGCTGATGCCCAAGGCGACGGCCGTGTGGCTGGTTGATAATACTGCGCTGACCTTCGACCAGGTGGCCGATTTCACCAAGATGCATCCCCTCGAGGTCCGCGCCATTGCCGACGGCGACGCCGCCCAGGGCATCAAGGGCATGGACCCGATTTCGACCGGACAACTGAGCCGCGACGAGATCGAAAAGGGCGAAAAGGACCCGAATTACCGCCTCAAACTCGGCGAGAGCAAGGTCGTGCTGCCGCCGGCCGCCAAGAAGAAGGGCCCGCGCTACACGCCGGTGTCGCGCCGCCATGAGCGGCCGAGCGCGATCCTGTGGCTGGTCCGCAACCACCCGGAGCTGAAGGACGCGCAGATCATGCGCCTGGTCGGCACCACCAAGACCACCATTGCGAGCGTCCGCGACCGCACCCATTGGAACGCCTCGACGCTGACCCCGATGGACCCGGTGACGCTCGGCCTGTGCTCGCAGATAGAGCTCGATTTCGAGGTGCAGCGCGCGGCCAAGGAAAAGCCGGTGCCTGCGGCTTACGGCGGCGCCACGCTGCTGCCGGCCTCCGAGACCACGAAGAAGGAGCCGGAATTCGAGCCGAGCGAGAAGCAGCAGGACGATCTCAACGTCGACGCCGTGTTCGCCAAGCTGAAGACGATCGGCGGCAAGAAGCAGGACGACGAGGAGGAGTAG
- a CDS encoding peroxiredoxin, with protein sequence MTIQVGDKLPEAKFRVMTAEGPQVKTTDDIFKGKKVALFAVPGAYTGTCHKMHLPSIFLNAYAIKDKGVNTIAIVSVNDAFVMNAWKRDTDQRDEAVFLADGNADFTKAIGMELDASGNGLGIRSKRYSMLVDDGVVKKLNLEPAPGKVEVSGGDTLLGQL encoded by the coding sequence ATGACGATCCAAGTTGGCGACAAGCTGCCGGAAGCCAAGTTTCGCGTGATGACGGCGGAAGGTCCGCAGGTCAAAACCACCGACGATATTTTCAAGGGCAAGAAGGTGGCGCTGTTCGCGGTGCCCGGCGCCTATACCGGCACCTGCCACAAGATGCACCTGCCGAGCATCTTCCTCAACGCCTACGCCATCAAGGACAAGGGCGTGAACACCATCGCCATCGTCTCCGTCAACGACGCCTTCGTCATGAACGCCTGGAAGCGCGACACCGACCAGCGCGATGAAGCCGTGTTCCTTGCCGACGGCAATGCCGATTTCACCAAGGCGATCGGCATGGAGCTTGACGCCTCCGGCAACGGCCTCGGCATCCGCTCCAAGCGCTACTCGATGCTGGTCGACGACGGCGTGGTCAAGAAGCTCAACCTCGAGCCCGCACCGGGCAAGGTCGAAGTCTCCGGCGGCGATACGCTGCTGGGGCAGCTTTGA
- a CDS encoding D-alanyl-D-alanine carboxypeptidase family protein encodes MNWIFLLAALAVVTPRASHAEALLVVEADTGKVLQADNATMPWYPASVTKIMTAYVTLKAVKDGRLSLDTLLTVSPVAASESPSKMGFPPGTQVTVDNALKMMMVKSANDMAVVLAEGVGGSVDGFSGMMNQTAARLGMTQTSYVNPNGLPADGQITSARDLAILARAVIRDLPEYEYFMHIPSIRYGRRVTQNFNKLIGRYPGADGFKTGFICASGYNLVASATRNGKRLIAVVLGASSGQARAVRAAQLLERGFGGNGLGWLKPALGTVDNLVPIDASPPNLRDEMCNGKRKRPATDEDADVVASNGSASTGETAVTFFTAGFQHPIKPADLLAAAAEPSEPVPVYTGPTKSGAALIAAVAAEADKQAASAKRGKKSKIAAKKPDAAAVPKAEANAKPAAKTATVRHANAKPEAAAKPAASAEKKPAASAERKPAAKPAAVGDKPAPKPAKPKAAAKPKGENKPAG; translated from the coding sequence ATGAACTGGATTTTCCTCCTGGCGGCGCTTGCCGTCGTGACGCCGCGCGCCTCGCATGCTGAAGCGCTGCTGGTCGTCGAAGCCGATACCGGCAAGGTGCTGCAGGCCGACAACGCCACCATGCCCTGGTATCCCGCCTCGGTGACCAAGATCATGACCGCCTACGTCACGCTGAAGGCGGTGAAGGATGGGCGTCTGTCGCTCGACACGCTGCTGACGGTTTCGCCGGTCGCCGCCTCGGAGTCGCCGTCCAAGATGGGTTTTCCTCCGGGCACCCAGGTCACCGTCGACAACGCACTCAAGATGATGATGGTGAAGTCGGCCAACGACATGGCCGTGGTGCTTGCCGAAGGCGTCGGCGGATCGGTCGACGGTTTCTCAGGCATGATGAACCAGACCGCCGCAAGGCTCGGCATGACGCAGACGAGCTACGTCAATCCGAACGGCCTGCCTGCGGACGGCCAGATCACCTCGGCGCGCGATCTCGCGATCCTGGCGCGCGCCGTCATTCGCGATCTGCCGGAATACGAATACTTCATGCACATCCCCTCGATCCGCTACGGCCGCAGGGTGACGCAGAATTTCAACAAGCTGATCGGACGCTATCCGGGCGCTGACGGCTTCAAGACCGGATTCATCTGCGCTTCCGGCTACAATCTGGTCGCCTCCGCGACGCGCAACGGCAAGCGGCTGATCGCCGTCGTGCTCGGCGCATCGTCGGGACAGGCGCGCGCGGTGCGCGCGGCGCAATTGCTGGAGCGCGGCTTCGGCGGCAATGGGCTCGGCTGGCTAAAGCCCGCGCTCGGCACCGTCGACAATCTGGTTCCGATCGATGCATCGCCGCCGAACCTGCGCGACGAAATGTGCAACGGCAAACGCAAGCGTCCCGCCACCGACGAGGACGCCGACGTCGTCGCCAGCAACGGCAGCGCTTCGACCGGCGAGACCGCGGTGACCTTCTTCACGGCGGGGTTTCAGCACCCGATCAAACCTGCGGATCTGCTGGCTGCTGCGGCCGAGCCGTCCGAGCCTGTTCCGGTCTATACCGGTCCAACCAAGTCCGGCGCCGCGTTGATCGCGGCCGTTGCGGCGGAGGCCGACAAGCAGGCGGCGTCGGCAAAGCGCGGCAAGAAATCGAAGATTGCCGCGAAGAAGCCCGACGCCGCAGCGGTGCCCAAGGCTGAAGCCAACGCGAAGCCGGCCGCCAAGACTGCGACGGTCAGGCATGCGAACGCCAAGCCGGAGGCTGCCGCCAAGCCGGCCGCTTCGGCCGAAAAGAAGCCCGCCGCCTCCGCCGAACGAAAGCCGGCCGCCAAGCCCGCGGCCGTCGGAGACAAGCCCGCGCCGAAGCCGGCCAAGCCGAAGGCCGCCGCTAAACCCAAGGGCGAAAACAAGCCGGCTGGTTAA
- the ispH gene encoding 4-hydroxy-3-methylbut-2-enyl diphosphate reductase, protein MPAKPDLRIVLCSPRGFCAGVVRAIDTVERALAIYGAPVYVRHEIVHNRYVVDSLKTKGAIFVEELAEIPDNTNAPVVFSAHGVPKSVPADARARNFFSLDATCPLVTKVHREAAIHFKRGREILLIGHSHHPEVVGTVGQLPAGAVTLIETAEDAKTFTPKDPNNLAFVTQTTLSIDDTAEIVALLKERFPNINGPHKEDICYATTNRQLAVKKVAPVVDALIVVGAPNSSNSQRLREVAEREGCPVSVLAQRASDLDWSRFEGIKSLGITAGASAPEVIVEEIMGAFAERFELHVETVSAAEENEFFPLPRSLRPEAAAE, encoded by the coding sequence ATGCCAGCCAAACCAGACCTCAGAATCGTGCTTTGTTCTCCCCGCGGCTTCTGTGCCGGGGTGGTGCGAGCCATCGACACCGTGGAGCGGGCGCTCGCCATCTACGGCGCCCCAGTCTATGTCCGTCACGAAATCGTGCATAATCGCTACGTGGTCGACAGCCTGAAGACCAAGGGCGCGATCTTCGTCGAGGAACTGGCCGAAATCCCCGACAATACCAACGCCCCGGTGGTGTTCTCGGCCCATGGGGTTCCCAAATCGGTTCCGGCCGACGCCCGCGCTCGCAATTTCTTCTCGCTGGACGCAACCTGCCCGCTGGTCACGAAGGTGCACCGCGAGGCGGCGATCCATTTCAAGCGCGGCCGCGAAATCCTGCTGATCGGGCATTCGCATCACCCCGAAGTGGTCGGCACGGTCGGCCAGTTGCCGGCTGGCGCGGTGACGCTGATCGAGACCGCGGAAGACGCCAAGACGTTCACGCCGAAGGATCCCAACAACCTCGCTTTCGTGACCCAGACGACGCTGTCGATCGACGACACCGCGGAGATCGTTGCGCTCCTCAAGGAGCGTTTCCCGAACATCAACGGGCCGCATAAGGAAGACATCTGCTATGCCACCACCAACCGCCAGCTTGCGGTCAAGAAGGTGGCGCCGGTGGTCGATGCGCTGATCGTGGTCGGCGCGCCGAACTCGTCGAACTCGCAGCGGCTGCGTGAGGTCGCCGAGCGTGAGGGCTGCCCGGTCTCGGTGCTGGCGCAGCGCGCCTCGGATTTGGACTGGTCGCGCTTTGAAGGCATCAAGAGCCTCGGCATCACGGCGGGCGCGTCAGCGCCGGAAGTGATCGTCGAGGAGATCATGGGCGCCTTCGCCGAGCGCTTCGAATTGCATGTGGAGACGGTCTCGGCCGCGGAGGAGAACGAGTTCTTCCCGCTGCCGCGTTCGCTGCGGCCCGAAGCTGCCGCCGAGTAG